The proteins below are encoded in one region of Thermosulfurimonas marina:
- a CDS encoding DedA family protein: protein MFQFLLETIGRLGYPGIFLLMALESSFFPFPSEVVIPPAAYLAARGEMSLAGVVAAGTAGSLAGAWFNYFLALKLGRPALRGFLRRYGRYLFLSEGALFQVEDFFARHGHISTFVGRLLPGIRQYISLPAGLGRMNPWLFSLFTALGAGIWVTVLALCGYLVGKNQELLGRTLHRAGAGVTLFALLCLGLYLWFHYRKK from the coding sequence GTGTTTCAATTTTTGCTCGAGACCATTGGTCGCCTCGGCTATCCGGGAATCTTCCTCCTCATGGCCTTAGAATCCTCTTTTTTTCCTTTTCCCAGCGAGGTGGTCATACCGCCAGCGGCCTATCTGGCCGCCAGGGGGGAGATGAGTCTTGCCGGGGTCGTGGCTGCCGGAACGGCGGGAAGCCTCGCCGGAGCCTGGTTTAACTACTTTTTGGCCCTAAAACTCGGACGACCCGCCCTGCGCGGATTTCTCCGGCGCTATGGCCGCTATCTTTTCCTCTCTGAGGGAGCGCTTTTTCAGGTAGAGGATTTTTTTGCCCGCCACGGCCACATTTCCACCTTCGTGGGCCGACTCCTTCCGGGCATCCGGCAATATATCAGCCTTCCGGCCGGGCTGGGACGGATGAATCCCTGGCTTTTCAGCCTCTTTACCGCCCTGGGAGCCGGAATCTGGGTCACGGTGCTGGCCCTCTGTGGCTATCTGGTAGGGAAAAATCAGGAGTTGTTAGGCCGAACCCTTCACCGCGCCGGAGCCGGGGTCACCCTCTTTGCCCTTCTCTGTTTGGGGCTTTATCTGTGGTTTCATTACCGGAAGAAATGA
- a CDS encoding Lrp/AsnC family transcriptional regulator, translated as MSRLTSTEKRLLDRLQEGLPLDSRPFARLGEELGLSEGEVLSLLRGLKERGILRHLGASPDSRRLGFVTTLAAVSVPPERAEEVAWRIASRPEVTHCYLRRHRLNVWFTLVARNWEEIERILSEISQEAGAAARHFPAEKLFKLRAVFRLDP; from the coding sequence TTGAGCAGGCTCACCTCCACGGAAAAACGCCTTCTGGATCGCCTGCAGGAAGGCCTTCCTCTAGACTCCCGTCCCTTTGCCCGGTTAGGGGAGGAACTGGGTCTTTCCGAAGGAGAGGTCCTTTCTCTTTTGCGAGGGCTCAAGGAAAGGGGCATCCTGCGGCATTTGGGGGCCAGTCCTGATTCCCGGCGCCTGGGCTTTGTGACCACGCTGGCCGCGGTCTCGGTGCCCCCGGAAAGGGCCGAGGAGGTGGCCTGGAGAATCGCCTCCCGGCCCGAAGTGACCCACTGCTATCTGCGCCGTCACCGCCTGAACGTTTGGTTTACCCTGGTGGCCCGTAACTGGGAGGAGATCGAAAGGATCCTTTCCGAGATCTCGCAGGAGGCCGGCGCTGCGGCCCGACACTTTCCGGCGGAAAAACTCTTCAAATTGCGTGCGGTCTTCCGCTTGGATCCGTAA
- the greA gene encoding transcription elongation factor GreA has protein sequence MERIPFTPEGFQRLKAELERLKTVERRDVVKAIEEARAHGDISENAEYEAAKERQAHIEGRIQELSDRLARAEVIEIPKEPPSRVQFGVKVRLLDLDTEEELVYRLVGPYESDVEKGLVSVTSPLGRALIGKEVGEEVEVRTPSGVRHLEILAIEV, from the coding sequence ATGGAGCGCATTCCTTTTACTCCCGAGGGCTTTCAGCGTCTGAAGGCCGAACTCGAACGCCTCAAGACCGTGGAGCGCCGGGACGTGGTCAAGGCCATTGAGGAGGCCCGGGCCCACGGGGACATTTCCGAAAACGCCGAATATGAGGCGGCCAAGGAGCGTCAGGCCCATATTGAAGGGCGCATCCAGGAGCTTTCCGATCGCCTAGCCCGAGCCGAGGTGATCGAGATCCCCAAAGAACCACCCTCGCGGGTGCAATTCGGAGTGAAGGTAAGACTCCTGGATCTGGATACCGAGGAAGAATTGGTCTATCGCCTGGTGGGCCCTTATGAGTCCGACGTGGAAAAAGGGCTCGTTTCCGTGACCTCCCCGCTGGGGCGGGCCCTTATCGGAAAGGAGGTAGGCGAAGAGGTGGAGGTGCGTACCCCTTCCGGTGTCCGGCACCTGGAGATCCTGGCCATAGAGGTCTAG
- a CDS encoding 4-hydroxybenzoate octaprenyltransferase: MLTKIKLLLEMIKFEHTIFALPFAYAGAVLAAKGFPAAKPALLILGCMVGARTAAMTFNRLADLPFDAENPRTRNRHLVTGAVKPAEAWLLFFAASFLYYLCAAGLNKLTLKLSPIAYMVILIYSYTKRFTWLCHLFLGAALALAPLGGYVAVRGAFSEPGIFLLAAGVIFWVAGFDILYACMDEAFDRQVGLHSVPARFGRRRAFRLSAFFHLLAFLFFAAAGRAFDLTWPYYLALALTAALFLAQRLTVNPRTLEGLDLAFFTFNGAISVVIFLGILLNFLIKG; encoded by the coding sequence ATGTTGACCAAAATTAAGCTCCTCCTGGAGATGATCAAATTTGAACACACCATTTTTGCCCTGCCCTTTGCCTATGCCGGAGCGGTGCTTGCGGCCAAGGGATTTCCGGCGGCCAAACCGGCCCTTCTTATCCTGGGCTGCATGGTGGGGGCCCGCACCGCAGCCATGACCTTTAACCGCCTGGCCGATCTCCCCTTTGACGCGGAAAACCCTCGCACCCGCAATCGCCATCTGGTAACCGGGGCCGTAAAGCCGGCCGAGGCCTGGCTTCTCTTTTTCGCGGCCTCCTTCCTCTATTATCTCTGTGCCGCAGGACTCAATAAGCTTACCCTCAAGCTCTCCCCCATCGCCTACATGGTGATCCTCATCTATTCTTACACCAAACGTTTCACCTGGCTCTGCCATCTTTTCCTGGGGGCGGCCCTGGCCCTGGCCCCGCTGGGGGGATATGTGGCCGTGCGCGGGGCCTTCTCTGAGCCGGGGATCTTTCTTCTGGCGGCCGGGGTGATCTTCTGGGTGGCGGGCTTTGATATCCTTTATGCTTGCATGGATGAGGCCTTCGATCGCCAGGTCGGGCTTCACTCCGTTCCCGCCCGTTTTGGCCGCCGCCGAGCCTTCCGCCTCTCGGCCTTCTTTCACCTCCTGGCCTTTCTCTTCTTTGCCGCCGCGGGTCGGGCCTTCGACCTTACCTGGCCCTATTATCTGGCTCTGGCTCTTACGGCCGCCCTCTTCTTAGCCCAGCGCCTAACGGTCAATCCCCGGACTCTGGAAGGCCTCGACCTGGCCTTTTTTACCTTTAACGGGGCCATAAGCGTGGTAATATTTCTGGGTATACTTCTAAATTTTCTCATAAAGGGGTAG